In Nocardia asteroides, the following proteins share a genomic window:
- the nbtC gene encoding nocobactin polyketide synthase NbtC → MAEYRLPDGRVPVLLSSDSVDGLRAEAVAVGDYLRAHPGVTAERLADMLFRTRVARRRRALILATPSAADPAELLAALDAIAADQPHELVVRADTAASARKVGFVFPGQGSQRPGMGAVFYELSDAYRAVVDECAAIHAERFGHAQPLHYLLGHEGQYEDTVWEVQPALMFHMTGLAALWRAAGVDPDATVGHSQGELAAGAVSGVMTLRDSVLAVTHRALLADRLSPRGYSMAVFGMDRESVEALMARNSSWAELAVVNSPHIIAISGERGAVVEMVEAATARGQFAREIRVAFPAHTSIVAEVRSEFEGFLGDEMSSPNFAATEIPCYGATLGEPITPDLLQEQYWYWNLRNRVRFDRAVVSAGSDGVDLLIEVAEHPVLQLALQENLSLVPNRPGLPPRDFRVLGTSLRTADGLSEFTRNLAQVAVLDSTYRWDALRVDDAVSLPLRDFPHTVTASKRLWAPLGANVTPAELVVETPKPQRLVEQWTPVQRRTLTAPRNLLIVDHTGACVDLATALLAAADRHGAGARVFGPADLAADAAFTLGDGSPADTVVVLVPPTTDDDTAAAIDALTAFYADRPWATALSALRPGGECWLLTVGGETVRDGDPLPALFQSGVTAGFRSVGIEHPGILFRHLDLAATEPVSGQAAKIVGALHSSGEAELALRSGKVFVKRLVADTVTDSGSLGAGLDHVVIIGGTGQLGLRFTDHLARVGAGRVTLLSRSGETPALAGELSRLRGLGDTEIVVRACDVSDAAAAAAFGAEIADRPVDLVIHAAVNYVDAELGQITEDAVRTAASAKLHGLDNLVDSVPLTGDARVLLCSSMAATLGGRGQILYAVTNRMLDGAARRLRARGIAASSLQWGLWSVAGPLDDAGFARVEEAGVYPMVPADAIAAGLVEPVRDGVIIASDWDFLRDVLGAFGQASLLTGLESNVPARQVSSPAEIASPQPAPDAVPAAPSAAPAAGVPLDLRMRTELLKVIGGDSAESIDATMPLVALGLDSLQALDFRKRVKAELDQDLPVAAILGGASLDDVVLLMAQNTNQG, encoded by the coding sequence ATGGCTGAGTACCGTCTGCCCGACGGCCGCGTTCCCGTCCTGCTGTCCTCCGACAGCGTCGACGGCCTGCGCGCCGAGGCCGTCGCCGTGGGCGACTACCTGCGCGCCCATCCCGGCGTCACCGCGGAACGCCTGGCGGACATGCTGTTCCGCACCCGCGTCGCGCGCCGCCGCCGGGCCCTGATCCTGGCGACGCCGTCGGCCGCCGACCCGGCCGAGCTGCTCGCCGCCCTCGACGCGATCGCCGCCGACCAGCCGCACGAGCTGGTCGTGCGGGCCGACACCGCGGCGAGCGCCCGCAAGGTGGGCTTCGTGTTCCCCGGTCAGGGCAGCCAGCGTCCCGGCATGGGCGCGGTGTTCTACGAGCTGTCCGACGCCTACCGCGCCGTCGTCGACGAGTGCGCCGCCATCCACGCCGAACGCTTCGGCCACGCCCAGCCGCTGCACTACCTGCTCGGTCACGAGGGGCAGTACGAGGACACGGTGTGGGAAGTGCAGCCCGCCCTGATGTTCCACATGACCGGCCTGGCCGCGCTGTGGCGGGCCGCGGGCGTCGACCCCGACGCGACCGTCGGCCACAGCCAGGGCGAACTCGCCGCGGGCGCGGTTTCCGGCGTGATGACGCTGCGCGACTCGGTGCTCGCGGTGACCCACCGCGCGCTGCTCGCCGACCGGCTGTCCCCGCGCGGCTACTCGATGGCCGTCTTCGGCATGGACCGCGAGAGCGTGGAAGCGCTGATGGCCCGCAACTCCAGCTGGGCCGAGCTGGCGGTCGTGAACTCGCCGCACATCATCGCCATCTCCGGTGAACGCGGCGCGGTCGTGGAGATGGTGGAGGCGGCCACCGCGCGTGGCCAGTTCGCCAGGGAGATCCGGGTGGCCTTCCCGGCGCACACTTCGATCGTCGCCGAGGTCCGGTCCGAATTCGAGGGCTTCCTCGGTGACGAGATGAGCTCGCCGAACTTCGCCGCCACCGAGATCCCCTGCTACGGCGCCACGCTCGGCGAGCCGATCACTCCCGACCTGCTGCAGGAGCAGTACTGGTACTGGAACCTGCGCAACCGGGTGCGCTTCGACCGCGCCGTGGTCAGCGCGGGCAGCGACGGCGTGGACCTGCTGATCGAGGTTGCCGAGCATCCGGTGCTGCAGCTGGCGCTGCAGGAGAACCTGAGCCTGGTCCCGAACCGTCCCGGCCTGCCCCCGCGCGACTTCCGCGTGCTGGGCACCTCCCTGCGCACCGCCGACGGCCTGTCGGAGTTCACCCGCAACCTCGCCCAGGTCGCGGTGCTCGACAGCACCTACCGCTGGGACGCGCTGCGTGTGGACGACGCGGTGTCGCTGCCGCTGCGCGACTTCCCGCACACGGTCACCGCGTCCAAGCGCCTGTGGGCGCCGCTGGGCGCCAACGTCACACCGGCCGAGCTGGTCGTCGAGACGCCGAAACCACAACGGCTGGTGGAACAGTGGACGCCGGTGCAGCGCCGCACCCTCACCGCCCCGCGCAACCTGCTCATCGTCGACCACACCGGCGCCTGCGTCGACCTGGCCACCGCGCTGCTCGCGGCCGCCGACCGGCACGGCGCGGGCGCGCGCGTCTTCGGCCCGGCCGACCTGGCCGCCGACGCCGCGTTCACCCTCGGGGACGGTTCGCCCGCCGACACGGTCGTGGTGCTGGTGCCGCCGACCACCGACGACGACACCGCCGCCGCGATCGACGCGCTCACCGCCTTCTACGCCGACCGCCCCTGGGCCACCGCGCTGTCCGCGCTGCGTCCCGGCGGCGAATGCTGGCTGCTCACCGTGGGCGGCGAGACCGTCCGCGACGGCGATCCGCTGCCCGCGCTGTTCCAGTCGGGCGTCACCGCCGGCTTCCGCAGCGTCGGCATCGAGCATCCCGGCATCCTGTTCCGGCACCTCGACCTCGCCGCGACCGAACCGGTCTCCGGGCAGGCCGCCAAGATCGTCGGCGCCCTGCACTCCAGCGGTGAGGCCGAGCTGGCGCTGCGCTCGGGCAAGGTGTTCGTCAAGCGCCTGGTCGCCGACACCGTCACCGACAGCGGCTCGCTCGGCGCCGGGCTCGACCACGTGGTGATCATCGGCGGCACCGGTCAGCTGGGGCTGCGGTTCACCGATCATCTGGCACGGGTCGGCGCGGGCCGGGTCACCCTGCTCAGCCGCAGCGGCGAAACTCCCGCGCTGGCAGGCGAGCTCAGCCGTCTGCGTGGTCTCGGCGACACCGAGATCGTGGTGCGCGCCTGTGACGTGAGCGATGCCGCCGCGGCGGCCGCCTTCGGCGCCGAGATCGCCGACCGCCCGGTCGACCTGGTGATCCATGCCGCCGTCAACTACGTCGACGCCGAACTCGGTCAGATCACCGAGGACGCCGTGCGCACCGCCGCGAGCGCCAAGCTGCACGGCCTGGACAACCTCGTCGACTCCGTCCCGCTGACCGGCGACGCGCGCGTGCTGCTCTGCTCGTCCATGGCGGCGACCCTGGGCGGGCGCGGCCAGATCCTCTACGCGGTGACCAACCGCATGCTCGACGGCGCCGCGCGCCGGCTGCGCGCACGCGGCATCGCCGCGAGCAGTCTGCAATGGGGCCTGTGGAGCGTGGCCGGTCCGCTCGACGACGCCGGGTTCGCCCGGGTCGAGGAGGCGGGCGTGTACCCGATGGTGCCCGCCGACGCCATCGCGGCCGGACTCGTGGAGCCGGTCCGCGACGGCGTGATCATCGCTTCCGACTGGGACTTCCTGCGCGACGTGCTCGGCGCGTTCGGCCAGGCCAGCCTGCTCACCGGCCTCGAATCGAATGTCCCGGCGCGGCAGGTGAGCTCACCCGCCGAGATCGCGAGCCCGCAACCCGCGCCCGACGCCGTCCCGGCGGCGCCGAGCGCCGCGCCTGCCGCGGGGGTCCCGCTGGACCTGCGCATGCGCACCGAGCTGCTCAAGGTGATCGGCGGCGACAGCGCCGAATCCATCGACGCCACCATGCCGTTGGTCGCGCTCGGCCTGGACTCGTTGCAGGCCTTGGACTTCCGCAAGCGGGTCAAAGCGGAGCTGGACCAGGACCTGCCGGTCGCGGCGATTCTCGGCGGCGCGTCGCTCGACGACGTCGTGCTGCTCATGGCACAGAACACCAACCAGGGCTGA